Proteins from one Salvelinus sp. IW2-2015 linkage group LG32, ASM291031v2, whole genome shotgun sequence genomic window:
- the blvra gene encoding biliverdin reductase A, which translates to MFGSVVVGIGTAGFVRIRDMLAPLPSSAAEKLSVKGFISRRILEEQQGVKQITIEDALRRDDIKVAFVCTENAAHEENIRAFLEAGKHVCVEYPMAMTHKTAVDLWDLAQEKGVVLHEEHIELLTADFKQLKKDIAGKKLEEGSLHFTGGPLKPGFGFPAFSGIARLTWLVDLFGELSVTAASMEEDQENKYMKMTTQLMTKEQKPLMWIEERGPGLPRVKNINFRFDSCTMTQLPPGAREPVGLFMQDLVLFSQKLLGQVPRDQLHAERHRVLHCLELADRIQQLSQQGQGSAQNA; encoded by the exons ATGTTTGGTTCAGTAGTGGTGGGCATCGGGACGGCAGGGTTTGTGAGGATCAGGGACATGCTAGCCCCTCTGCCTTCCAGTGCAGCTGAGAAGCTCAGTGTCAAAGGATTCATTTCCAG GAGGATCCTAGAGGAGCAGCAGGGAGTGAAACAGATCACTATCGAGGATGCCCTGAGGAGAGATGACATAAAGGTGGCCTTCGTCTGCACTGAAAACGCTGCGCATGAGGAAAACATCAG GGCATTTCTGGAAGCTGGGAAGCATGTCTGTGTGGAATATCCTATGGCCATGACACACAAGACTGCCGTGGACCTCTGGGACCTGGCTCAGGAAAAAG GAGTGGTCCTGCATGAGGAGCACATAGAACTCTTGACAGCTGACTTTAAGCAGCTGAAGAAGGACATAGCAGGGAAAAAGCTGGAGGAAGGATCCCTTCACTTCACAG GAGGTCCTCTGAAGCCGGGCTTTGGGTTTCCAGCTTTCAGTGGCATCGCCCGGCTTACCTGGCTGGTGGATCTGTTTGGAGAGCTGTCTGTCACCGCTGCCAGCATGGAGGAAGACCAGGAGAACAAGTACATGAAGATGACCACTCAACTCATGACTAAAGAGCAgaa GCCTCTCATGTGGATTGAGGAGAGGGGTCCTGGCCTGCCCAGAGTGAAGAATATCAACTTCCGCTTTGACTCATGCACCATGACCCAGCTTCCCCCGGGTGCCAGGGAGCCGGTGGGTCTCTTCATGCAGGACCTGGTGCTCTTCAGTCAGAAGCTGCTGGGCCAGGTGCCCCGTGACCAGCTCCATGCCGAGCGCCACAGGGTCCTCCACTGTCTGGAGCTGGCCGACCGCATCCAGCAGCTGAGCCAGCAAGGccagggatcagcccagaacgcCTAG